Proteins from a genomic interval of Sphingobacterium sp. SYP-B4668:
- a CDS encoding sugar phosphate isomerase/epimerase family protein has product MNSRRNFIRKSLFSLSAAYAGTSLISNAWASPVQNKDSKQSIKLGIAGYSFVNFNLEQSLAMMKRMDVHYLCIKDFHLPYKSTAAEIEAFHKQLAAVNVKGYAVGPIYMKKREEIDSAFEYAKRVGVDLVIGIPEIKDLEYIAEKTKAYNIRYAIHNHGPEDKIYPNATVIYNHVKDLDARMGMCFDMGHNVRDGQDSIKDLVRYKHRIFDIHLKNVTAASADGKTCELGRGVIDIPKFVLALKKIKYPGVCSLEFEKDMKDPLAGIAESAGYFRGVLDAS; this is encoded by the coding sequence ATGAATTCAAGAAGAAACTTCATCCGTAAGAGTTTATTCAGCTTATCTGCTGCATATGCCGGAACATCCCTAATATCCAATGCATGGGCCTCGCCTGTGCAGAATAAGGATAGCAAACAGTCCATCAAATTGGGAATAGCAGGATACAGTTTTGTCAATTTTAATTTAGAACAATCTTTAGCGATGATGAAAAGGATGGATGTTCATTATCTATGCATTAAAGACTTTCATCTGCCCTATAAGAGTACGGCAGCGGAGATAGAGGCCTTTCACAAACAATTGGCGGCGGTTAATGTTAAGGGCTACGCCGTGGGGCCTATATATATGAAGAAGAGAGAGGAAATAGACAGTGCATTTGAATATGCAAAGCGTGTGGGCGTTGATTTAGTCATTGGCATACCTGAGATTAAGGATTTGGAGTATATAGCCGAAAAAACAAAAGCATATAACATCCGATATGCGATCCATAATCATGGCCCAGAAGATAAAATCTATCCCAATGCTACAGTAATCTATAACCATGTTAAGGACTTGGACGCTCGAATGGGGATGTGCTTTGATATGGGACACAATGTCAGGGACGGGCAAGATTCTATTAAAGATTTGGTTAGATATAAGCATAGAATCTTTGATATCCATTTGAAAAATGTTACGGCTGCAAGTGCAGACGGTAAGACGTGTGAATTGGGTAGGGGAGTGATCGACATCCCTAAGTTTGTCCTTGCGTTGAAGAAGATTAAATATCCAGGTGTCTGTAGTTTGGAGTTTGAAAAGGATATGAAAGATCCTTTGGCTGGTATTGCCGAATCTGCTGGGTACTTTAGAGGTGTATTGGACGCGAGTTAA
- a CDS encoding DoxX family protein, which translates to MNLVHRIEHWGDTHHPRWLDVVRIVLGVIIFVKGVSFISDTDSVARLIERTHFQLSIWSAVHYVAFAHLVGGIFIALGFSTRIAVVFQLPILIGAVFFVNITNGFSFLNSEFWLSAIVLILLLVFLVIGSGRYSLDNAMNKPGYLRKI; encoded by the coding sequence ATGAATCTAGTACACAGGATTGAACATTGGGGAGATACCCATCATCCTCGGTGGTTGGATGTTGTTAGAATTGTCCTTGGTGTCATCATTTTTGTAAAGGGGGTGAGTTTCATCTCGGATACTGACTCCGTTGCGCGACTGATTGAAAGGACACATTTTCAGTTGTCTATCTGGTCAGCCGTACATTATGTTGCATTTGCGCACTTGGTAGGAGGTATTTTTATCGCCTTAGGATTTTCAACACGAATCGCCGTTGTTTTTCAACTACCCATCCTTATTGGAGCCGTATTTTTTGTGAACATCACAAACGGGTTTAGCTTTTTGAATTCCGAATTTTGGCTTTCGGCAATCGTCCTCATCTTGTTGTTGGTATTTCTAGTTATCGGCTCTGGCCGATACTCTTTAGACAATGCCATGAACAAGCCCGGGTACTTGCGTAAGATTTAG
- the galK gene encoding galactokinase, giving the protein MITKDTIQHKFQSIFHSTPLVVRSPGRINIIGEHTDYNGGFVLPAAIDKAVYVAVSKRSDLRICLYAEDYQERYEVELSERAPTEKHWPNYILGVVDQLVQRGHVVEGFNLYIDGDIPLGAGLSSSAAVECATTLALNELFALDIPRLEIPKIGQLAEHTYAGVKCGIMDQFASTFGKKDHVIKLDCRSLEFEYVPLKLDGYTIVLFNSNVKHSLASTAYNTRREQCEQAVEWIRVNHPEVDSLRDANVAMLDAYVKERDIEVYTKARFVVEEIERLQLACKSLQEGDIPLLGRYMFDTHDGLSKAYEVSCPELDFLVDIVRPLPQVLGSRMMGGGFGGCTINIVESAYVDELVRLISDQYVKQFGKDVTVIKVQTADGTSTI; this is encoded by the coding sequence ATGATTACTAAAGATACAATCCAACATAAATTCCAATCTATTTTTCATTCTACACCATTAGTAGTCCGTTCACCAGGGCGGATTAATATCATAGGCGAACATACAGACTATAACGGAGGGTTCGTTCTACCTGCGGCCATTGATAAAGCGGTATATGTTGCGGTGTCCAAGCGTTCCGATTTACGCATTTGTTTGTATGCGGAGGATTATCAAGAACGATATGAAGTTGAATTGTCGGAGCGGGCTCCGACAGAAAAGCATTGGCCCAACTATATTCTTGGTGTGGTTGATCAATTGGTTCAGCGAGGACATGTAGTTGAAGGATTTAACCTTTACATTGACGGTGATATTCCATTGGGGGCTGGACTTTCCTCTTCTGCAGCTGTCGAATGTGCCACAACGTTGGCCTTGAATGAGTTGTTTGCCTTGGATATCCCTAGATTGGAAATTCCTAAGATAGGACAGTTGGCGGAGCATACATATGCAGGCGTCAAATGTGGTATCATGGATCAATTTGCCTCTACATTCGGAAAAAAAGACCACGTGATCAAGCTAGATTGTAGATCGTTGGAGTTTGAATATGTTCCCTTAAAATTAGATGGGTATACAATCGTATTATTCAATTCTAACGTCAAACATTCTTTGGCCTCTACAGCCTATAATACGCGGAGGGAGCAATGTGAGCAGGCTGTTGAATGGATTCGAGTAAACCATCCAGAAGTCGACAGTCTGCGAGATGCAAATGTGGCGATGTTGGACGCGTATGTCAAAGAACGAGATATAGAAGTATATACTAAAGCTCGCTTTGTTGTGGAGGAAATCGAACGTCTCCAGTTGGCATGCAAGAGTCTACAAGAAGGGGATATTCCCCTCTTGGGTCGGTATATGTTTGATACCCATGATGGATTGAGCAAAGCCTATGAAGTCAGTTGTCCTGAATTAGACTTTTTAGTGGATATCGTCCGTCCACTACCTCAAGTATTGGGTTCCCGAATGATGGGAGGTGGCTTTGGTGGTTGTACTATTAATATTGTTGAATCTGCATATGTCGATGAGTTGGTGAGGCTGATAAGTGATCAGTATGTGAAGCAATTTGGGAAAGATGTAACTGTTATAAAAGTACAGACAGCAGACGGGACCTCTACTATTTAA
- a CDS encoding UDP-glucose--hexose-1-phosphate uridylyltransferase produces the protein MKHTEFELASDPHTRLNILTGERVLVSPHRSKRPWQGQVEDIPQDSRPAYDPKCYLCPTNVRADGDTNPDYKASFVFVNDFSALLSETPDGAVNEDDLFVADVAKGICKVISFSPRHDLTLPEMEVAAIRAVVDVWQQEYRDLSSNGWIKYIQIFENKGAIMGCSNPHPHGQIWAQNGIPEELQKESLRQKTYFEKYGKTLLTAYLQAELQKEVRIIDENDSFVSLVPFWASWPYEMMVVSKRAVQHITDFTGQEKDDLASILKLLTTRYDNLFKTSFPYSAGMHQAPVNSGDFPEWHWHMHFYPPLLRSATVKKFMVGYEMLANPQRDITPEFAAQQLRACSTIHYKTV, from the coding sequence ATGAAACATACTGAATTTGAACTTGCTTCAGATCCACATACCCGATTGAATATATTGACCGGAGAGCGCGTATTGGTCTCTCCGCATCGAAGTAAGAGACCTTGGCAGGGTCAAGTAGAGGATATCCCACAAGACTCAAGGCCAGCATATGACCCGAAGTGCTACTTATGCCCGACCAATGTGAGAGCCGATGGAGATACCAATCCCGATTATAAAGCAAGTTTTGTATTTGTCAATGATTTCTCTGCTTTATTAAGTGAGACACCTGATGGGGCTGTCAACGAAGACGATTTATTTGTTGCCGATGTGGCAAAAGGAATCTGTAAAGTCATCAGTTTCTCCCCTCGTCATGACTTGACCTTACCCGAAATGGAGGTAGCCGCCATTAGGGCTGTAGTGGACGTTTGGCAACAGGAGTATCGCGATTTATCTAGCAATGGTTGGATTAAGTACATTCAGATATTTGAAAATAAAGGGGCTATAATGGGCTGTAGCAATCCGCATCCACATGGACAGATTTGGGCGCAAAATGGCATACCCGAAGAGCTTCAAAAAGAATCTTTGCGACAAAAAACATATTTTGAGAAATATGGTAAAACATTGTTGACGGCATATCTTCAAGCGGAGCTTCAAAAGGAAGTGCGTATTATTGATGAAAACGATTCGTTTGTCTCACTTGTGCCCTTTTGGGCATCTTGGCCTTACGAAATGATGGTGGTCAGTAAAAGAGCTGTTCAGCATATTACTGATTTCACCGGACAAGAGAAGGACGATCTAGCTTCCATATTGAAGTTGCTGACCACACGTTATGACAATCTATTTAAGACATCGTTCCCGTATTCCGCCGGTATGCATCAGGCTCCGGTCAATAGTGGAGATTTCCCCGAATGGCATTGGCACATGCATTTCTATCCACCATTATTACGTTCCGCAACGGTTAAAAAATTCATGGTAGGGTACGAGATGTTGGCCAATCCCCAACGCGACATTACACCCGAATTTGCAGCTCAACAATTAAGAGCGTGCTCGACGATACATTACAAAACTGTTTAA
- a CDS encoding sodium/sugar symporter encodes MQTQDYIVFLFYFIIVAGYGLYIYYKKKSASGGSKDYFLAEGSLTWWAIGASLIASNISAEQFIGMSGSGFKIGLAIATYEWMAAATLIVVAVFFLPVYLKNKIFTMPQFLNQRYNGTVSMIMAVFWLLLYIVVNLTSILFLGALAVSSISGLDFNMCMIGLAVFAIIITLGGMKVIGYTDVVQVFFLILGGLATTYLALNLVSDHFGGSGILDGFALVQDKAADHFHMILKPENENYIDLPGLSVLIGGMWVINLSYWGCNQYITQRALGASLETARGGLLFAAVLKLLMPIIVVLPGIAALVLYNDGLFQKEMLANGELNPDRAYPVLLSLLPTGLKGLSFAALTAAVVASLAGKANSVATIFTLDIYKKLFDKDASERKLVNVGKIVIVISMVLAILIAPHLGIDKKGGFQYIQEYTGFVSPGIFAMFLLGFFWKKTTSNAALFATIGGFLMSIILKFLPKYVDLSFLASTGFSVKTASGIYEIPFIDRVGFVFIACVIGMVIISFIDNRRGVVPNGLEIDTKMFKTSTSFAVGALIVLGITAALYTLFW; translated from the coding sequence ATGCAAACACAGGATTATATCGTTTTCCTATTCTATTTTATTATTGTAGCCGGTTACGGTCTATATATTTACTATAAGAAAAAATCAGCTTCTGGCGGCTCAAAAGATTACTTTTTGGCCGAGGGGTCATTGACTTGGTGGGCCATTGGCGCGTCATTGATTGCTTCCAATATTTCGGCAGAGCAATTTATTGGGATGAGTGGCTCGGGCTTCAAAATAGGTCTGGCTATAGCCACTTACGAATGGATGGCAGCCGCCACGCTTATTGTCGTAGCCGTATTCTTTCTACCCGTCTATCTTAAGAATAAGATATTTACGATGCCTCAGTTTCTCAATCAGAGATACAATGGCACTGTGTCCATGATTATGGCTGTATTCTGGCTATTGTTATACATTGTCGTCAATCTCACGTCTATTTTATTCTTAGGAGCGTTGGCTGTATCCAGTATCTCTGGATTAGATTTTAACATGTGTATGATTGGATTAGCGGTCTTTGCCATCATTATTACGTTAGGTGGGATGAAGGTGATTGGATATACTGATGTGGTGCAGGTTTTCTTCTTGATCCTTGGTGGCTTGGCCACTACCTATCTAGCACTAAATCTGGTATCTGACCATTTTGGAGGCTCCGGTATTTTGGACGGATTCGCCTTGGTGCAAGACAAAGCTGCCGATCACTTCCACATGATATTGAAGCCTGAAAATGAAAATTACATAGATTTACCAGGCCTGAGTGTATTGATAGGAGGTATGTGGGTGATTAACTTAAGTTATTGGGGCTGTAATCAGTATATTACCCAGCGCGCGTTGGGTGCAAGTTTAGAAACCGCTAGAGGAGGTTTGCTATTTGCTGCTGTTCTTAAACTTCTGATGCCTATCATCGTGGTACTTCCCGGTATTGCAGCATTGGTATTGTATAATGACGGGCTTTTTCAAAAGGAGATGTTGGCTAATGGCGAACTAAACCCTGATAGGGCTTACCCGGTATTATTGAGCTTGTTACCTACCGGACTAAAAGGACTTTCTTTCGCGGCATTAACAGCAGCTGTAGTGGCCTCACTCGCTGGAAAGGCGAATAGTGTGGCGACTATATTTACTTTGGATATATACAAAAAGCTATTCGATAAGGACGCATCTGAGAGAAAATTGGTTAACGTAGGAAAGATTGTCATCGTGATTTCTATGGTGTTGGCTATATTGATTGCTCCTCATTTGGGAATCGATAAAAAGGGCGGATTCCAATATATACAAGAATACACAGGCTTTGTTTCACCAGGGATATTTGCCATGTTCTTATTGGGGTTTTTCTGGAAAAAAACAACTTCCAATGCTGCTTTGTTTGCCACCATCGGAGGTTTCCTTATGTCTATCATCCTCAAATTTCTTCCAAAATATGTTGATTTGTCCTTTCTTGCGTCCACAGGGTTCTCTGTGAAGACGGCGAGCGGTATATACGAAATTCCGTTTATCGACAGAGTTGGATTTGTTTTCATCGCCTGTGTGATAGGTATGGTGATTATTAGTTTCATTGATAATCGTAGAGGAGTAGTACCTAATGGGCTCGAGATAGACACCAAGATGTTTAAAACCAGCACTTCTTTCGCTGTCGGCGCACTGATTGTACTCGGTATCACAGCAGCTCTTTACACTCTTTTTTGGTAA